The following coding sequences are from one Capsicum annuum cultivar UCD-10X-F1 chromosome 3, UCD10Xv1.1, whole genome shotgun sequence window:
- the LOC107865733 gene encoding putative disease resistance protein RGA3 isoform X1, whose protein sequence is MVSEVFGSVHQHKLGDLSKEEAWRFECTNERKNLTLVEIGKEIVRKCGGVPLAIRSVGSLLHLKRTEDEWMYFKNQELSNITRGGNDLMAILRLSYNYLPRHLKICFAYCSLYPKDFKLRIFDLITMWIAQGFIQATSSSRDNVEDVVNSYFVDLLRRSFFQETEEHESFMQFYKMHDLIHDLAKEFADRDFFSITKTEDTKVVPEQSLYASCLFQIDGSLAFPNSFYRKHMKLRTFIFLNRSSLDVLSISTLERMISSFTACASYI, encoded by the coding sequence ATGGTGTCAGAAGTTTTCGGAAGTGTTCATCAACATAAATTAGGAGACCTTTCAAAGGAAGAAGCATGGAGATTTGAATGTACCAACGAGCGCAAAAATTTGACTTTGGTGGAAATAGGAAAGGAAATTGTGAGAAAGTGTGGAGGAGTTCCTCTTGCTATAAGGTCAGTAGGAAGCCTACTACACCTCAAAAGAACGGAGGATGAGTGGATGtatttcaagaatcaagaattgTCAAATATCACACGAGGAGGAAATGATCTAATGGCCATTTTGAGATTGAGCTATAATTACCTTCCTCGGCATTTAAAGATATGCTTTGCATATTGTTCCCTCTATCCAAAGGATttcaaacttagaatatttgatTTGATTACCATGTGGATTGCTCAAGGCTTTATTCAAGCAACTAGTAGCAGCAGAGATAATGTGGAAGATGTTGTAAATTCATATTTCGTGGATTTGTTAAGAAGGTCGTTCTTTCAAGAAACTGAAGAACATGAATCATTTATGCAATTTTACAAAATGCATGATCTTATTCATGATCTCGCAAAAGAATTTGCCGATAGGGACTTTTTCAGCATCACTAAAACAGAAGATACAAAAGTTGTACCAGAACAATCTCTCTATGCTTCTTGTTTGTTCCAGATTGATGGTTCATTGGCATTTCCCAATTCATTCTACAGGAAGCATATGAAGTTGCGtacatttatttttctaaatcgTTCTTCACTCGATGTCCTTAGCATTTCAACTTTAGAGAGAATGATTTCAAGTTTTACCGCTTGCGCGTCCTACATCTAG
- the LOC107865733 gene encoding putative disease resistance protein RGA3 isoform X2 — MRLKKVFFEVDDLLDDFATEIMHRKLVDKIGIFFSKSNPMIYNFKISHRLKAIRRDLDVIAKDKASLNLVEKRQQPLLPEPYSVQLNLYRQTYSFVPKGEVIGRSDDKQEIVDFLLDSEFEENVVVISIVGLGGLGKTTLAQCVYNDEMIKKNFDKALWVCVSDVFEVKMIAEKIIESGGGEQANYLQLEAVQNELRKMLDGKKYLLVLDDVCNEDPLKWSNLKNMLIG; from the coding sequence ATGAGGCTTAAAAAAGTGTtctttgaggttgatgatcttttGGATGACTTCGCCACTGAAATTATGCATCGAAAATTGGTGGATAAGATAGGCATcttcttctcaaaatcaaatccgatgatttataattttaagatAAGTCATCGTCTCAAGGCCATTCGACGAGACCTAGATGTAATTGCAAAAGATAAGGCCTCCTTAAACCTAGTTGAAAAGAGGCAGCAACCTTTGCTTCCGGAGCCTTATTCAGTCCAATTGAATTTGTATAGACAGACTTATTCATTTGTTCCTAAAGGAGAAGTGATTGGAAGGAGTGATGATAAACAGGaaattgtggattttcttttggatTCTGAGTTTGAAGAGAATGTTGTGGTTATATCAATTGTTGGCCTTGGGGGACTAGGAAAGACCACTCTCGCACAATGTGTGTACAATGATGAAATGATTAAAAAGAACTTCGATAAAGCATTATGGGTTTGTGTTTCGGATGTATTTGAAGTGAAGATGATTGCAGAAAAGATCATCGAATCTGGAGGAGGAGAGCAGGCTAATTACCTTCAACTAGAGGCAGTGCAAAACGAGCTTAGGAAAATGCTTGATGGGAAGAAGTATTTACTAGTGCTCGATGATGTGTGTAATGAAGATCCCTTGAAATGGTCAAACCTGAAGAATATGTTGATTGGTTGA